A region of Pasteurellaceae bacterium Orientalotternb1 DNA encodes the following proteins:
- a CDS encoding dihydroorotate dehydrogenase (quinone): MDAEQAHHFSIQALKLLRYFPALQPVPNNPVELMGLHFKNPIGLAAGADKNGEAIDGFAQLGFGFIEVGTVTPVAQDGNPKPRQFRLPEAEGIINRNGFNNLGVDVLIENVKKAKYDGILGINIGKNATTPIERSLDDYQICLRKVYPHASYVTINISSPNTKNLRALQYGETLDALLKSLKAEQTDLSQKFGKYTPLVLKIAPDLLPEEIASVADSLVRHQIDGVIAGNTTLSREAVAGLPNADQQGGLSGKPLNALSTQVIRQLSVEVNGKLPIIGCGGIHSIASGQEKINAGASLLQLYSAMVYQGPSLIRALAQHIKTR, encoded by the coding sequence ATGGATGCCGAACAGGCTCACCACTTTTCCATTCAAGCCCTAAAACTGCTAAGGTATTTCCCTGCTCTGCAGCCTGTTCCGAATAATCCTGTTGAATTGATGGGGCTACATTTTAAAAACCCGATCGGCTTAGCGGCAGGAGCAGATAAAAATGGTGAGGCGATTGATGGCTTTGCTCAGCTTGGTTTTGGGTTTATTGAAGTCGGCACTGTGACACCAGTAGCTCAAGATGGCAATCCAAAGCCTCGCCAATTCCGTTTACCTGAAGCGGAAGGCATTATTAATCGCAATGGTTTCAATAATTTAGGAGTCGATGTGCTGATCGAAAATGTCAAAAAAGCCAAATATGACGGCATTCTCGGCATTAACATCGGTAAAAATGCGACCACACCGATTGAACGAAGCCTTGATGATTACCAAATCTGCCTGCGTAAAGTGTACCCGCACGCCAGTTATGTGACCATCAACATCTCATCGCCAAACACTAAAAATTTGCGTGCCTTGCAATATGGTGAGACGTTAGATGCTCTGCTGAAATCGCTCAAAGCCGAACAAACCGATCTTTCGCAAAAGTTTGGCAAATACACACCGCTTGTATTGAAGATCGCCCCCGATCTCTTGCCAGAAGAAATCGCTTCCGTTGCCGATAGCCTTGTGCGACATCAAATTGATGGTGTGATTGCAGGTAATACGACGCTTTCGCGTGAAGCGGTTGCGGGTTTGCCGAATGCTGATCAGCAAGGCGGTTTGAGTGGCAAACCTCTCAATGCGTTAAGCACTCAAGTGATTCGCCAGTTAAGTGTTGAAGTGAATGGCAAACTGCCGATTATCGGCTGCGGTGGCATTCATTCAATAGCGTCAGGGCAGGAAAAAATCAATGCAGGGGCAAGTTTATTGCAACTCTATTCTGCTATGGTTTATCAAGGACCAAGTTTGATCCGAGCGCTAGCACAACATATTAAAACAAGATAA
- a CDS encoding lipoprotein localization factor LolB → MKKLTKRLSFVALAFLAGCQSIYNEPTQAAKPTIEIPHNDAQWQQHLAQLAQINAYSTQGQFGYISPEERFSSHFEWQYKTPTNFGLTMSSNLSSKSLKLQRNAYGITVSDSEGRSRTEADVEALMKEIIGVAFPIDQFAYWVKGQPEKNANYIINEKRQLAQFDYAVNGSVWKVNFVEYHEDRQPNLPKLIVLENGKQTLKVRIDRWNY, encoded by the coding sequence ATGAAAAAACTCACGAAACGCTTATCCTTCGTTGCCCTTGCGTTTTTGGCAGGCTGTCAGTCGATTTATAATGAGCCGACTCAAGCGGCGAAACCCACGATTGAGATCCCGCATAATGATGCACAATGGCAGCAACATCTTGCACAATTAGCTCAAATCAACGCCTATTCCACCCAAGGACAATTCGGTTATATCTCGCCCGAAGAACGTTTTTCATCCCATTTCGAATGGCAATACAAAACGCCAACCAATTTTGGTTTGACGATGTCGTCAAATCTTTCAAGCAAATCGTTGAAATTACAGCGAAATGCTTACGGCATTACCGTTTCAGACAGCGAGGGACGCTCCCGCACTGAAGCGGATGTGGAGGCATTGATGAAAGAGATTATCGGCGTGGCGTTTCCTATCGACCAATTTGCCTACTGGGTAAAAGGTCAGCCCGAAAAAAATGCCAATTATATTATCAATGAAAAACGTCAATTGGCACAGTTTGACTATGCAGTGAATGGCTCTGTGTGGAAGGTAAATTTCGTAGAATACCACGAAGATCGCCAACCGAATTTGCCGAAGTTGATCGTCCTTGAAAATGGCAAACAAACGTTGAAAGTGCGGATTGATCGTTGGAATTATTAA
- a CDS encoding 2-C-methyl-D-erythritol 4-phosphate cytidylyltransferase, which translates to MNRNVVAIIPASGVGSRMATDKPKQYLSLLGKTILEHTLSPFIAHPQITKIVVAVSDTDPYYSSLAILQHPKISVVFGGETRAHSVLNALHSLAKDDWALVHDAARPLIKRSDLDNILQVQSAQGAILATPCVDTMKRTSDGKQISHTEDRSTLWHALTPQFFPAKILQAAIENALEKGLPVTDEASAMELAGVQPLLVAGRSDNLKITRPEDLALAEFYLLKEKE; encoded by the coding sequence ATGAATCGCAATGTTGTAGCCATCATTCCTGCCTCTGGTGTAGGTAGCAGAATGGCAACCGATAAACCAAAACAGTATTTGTCTTTATTAGGCAAGACGATTTTAGAACATACCCTATCCCCTTTTATTGCCCACCCACAAATTACTAAAATTGTGGTCGCCGTATCCGATACTGATCCCTACTATTCATCATTAGCCATTTTACAGCACCCTAAAATTTCGGTCGTTTTTGGGGGGGAAACACGAGCCCACTCGGTACTTAATGCGTTGCATAGTTTAGCCAAAGACGATTGGGCGTTGGTACACGATGCGGCTCGCCCATTGATCAAGCGGTCAGATCTGGACAACATTTTGCAAGTCCAATCGGCTCAAGGGGCGATTCTTGCCACACCTTGTGTTGATACTATGAAACGTACTTCAGACGGCAAGCAGATTTCGCATACGGAAGATCGCAGCACACTCTGGCACGCACTTACACCGCAATTTTTCCCTGCAAAAATCTTACAAGCTGCCATTGAAAACGCTCTTGAAAAAGGTTTACCTGTCACCGATGAAGCTTCAGCAATGGAACTTGCTGGTGTACAACCATTATTAGTGGCTGGTCGTAGCGACAATTTAAAAATCACCCGCCCCGAAGATTTAGCCCTAGCGGAATTTTACTTATTAAAAGAGAAGGAATAA
- a CDS encoding 4-(cytidine 5'-diphospho)-2-C-methyl-D-erythritol kinase: MQKHTFPSPAKLNLFLYINGRRTDGYHELQTLFQFLDFGDSLQISLRDDAEIVLENQIDGVTVEQNLIYRAAKLLQNQTACPLGANIAIEKNIPMGAGLGGGSSNAATVLVALNHLWQTGLDLEQLAELGLQLGADVPIFVRGFAAFAEGVGEKLTPCSPPEKWYLVLKPEVSISTALVFQHPDLPRDTPKRALAQLLASPFANDCEKIVRDHYSEVEDWLAWLLQYAPSRLTGTGACIFAEFENEADAQRVFALKPKQVQGFVAQGLNISPLHQQLHLFPTL; this comes from the coding sequence ATGCAAAAACACACATTCCCTAGTCCTGCAAAACTGAACCTGTTTTTGTATATTAACGGCAGACGGACAGACGGCTACCACGAACTTCAAACCCTGTTTCAATTTTTAGATTTCGGCGATAGCTTGCAGATTTCGTTGCGTGATGATGCAGAAATTGTCCTTGAAAATCAAATTGATGGCGTTACTGTTGAGCAGAACTTGATTTATCGAGCGGCAAAACTGTTGCAAAATCAGACCGCTTGTCCGCTCGGAGCAAACATTGCGATTGAGAAAAATATCCCGATGGGAGCAGGGCTTGGTGGCGGGTCGTCTAATGCGGCAACGGTGCTGGTAGCTCTCAATCACCTTTGGCAAACGGGGCTTGATCTTGAGCAACTTGCCGAACTTGGCTTGCAACTTGGGGCGGATGTGCCGATCTTCGTACGAGGCTTTGCCGCTTTTGCCGAAGGTGTGGGCGAAAAACTTACGCCTTGTTCTCCTCCTGAAAAATGGTATTTGGTACTCAAACCTGAAGTCTCAATTTCAACAGCGTTAGTTTTCCAACACCCCGACTTACCCCGTGATACACCAAAACGTGCTCTCGCTCAGCTTTTAGCCTCCCCTTTCGCAAACGATTGCGAAAAAATTGTCCGAGATCATTATTCAGAGGTTGAAGATTGGCTCGCTTGGTTGCTACAATACGCACCGTCTCGGCTTACTGGCACTGGTGCTTGTATTTTCGCCGAATTTGAAAACGAAGCGGACGCCCAACGTGTGTTTGCCTTAAAACCAAAGCAGGTTCAAGGCTTTGTGGCACAAGGGCTGAATATCTCCCCGCTCCATCAACAACTACATTTATTTCCCACTTTATAA
- a CDS encoding ribose-phosphate pyrophosphokinase (catalyzes the formation of 5-phospho-alpha-D-ribose 1-phosphate from D-ribose 5-phosphate and ATP), with amino-acid sequence MPDIKLFAGNATPELAKRIAERLYISLGDATVGRFSDGEIQVQINENVRGGDIFIVQSTCAPTNDNLMELVVMVDALRRASAGRITAVIPYFGYARQDRRVRSARVPITAKVVADFLSSVGVDRVLTCDLHAEQIQGFFDVPVDNVFGSPVLLDDILKKTDLVNPIVVSPDIGGVVRARAVAKLLNDADMAIIDKRRPKANVSQVMHIIGDVPGRDCILVDDMIDTGGTLCKAAEALKERGARRVFAYATHAVFSGTAAKNLANDALDEVVVTDTIPLSAEIRALNKVRVLTLSGMLAEAIRRISNEESISAMFSH; translated from the coding sequence ATGCCTGATATTAAACTCTTCGCAGGAAACGCCACCCCTGAATTAGCAAAACGAATTGCTGAACGTCTTTACATTTCCCTTGGCGATGCAACCGTTGGTCGTTTCAGTGACGGTGAGATCCAAGTACAGATCAACGAAAATGTACGCGGCGGAGATATTTTCATCGTGCAATCAACCTGTGCCCCAACTAACGACAACTTAATGGAATTAGTCGTAATGGTCGATGCGTTACGTCGTGCATCTGCGGGGCGTATTACTGCGGTTATTCCTTACTTTGGCTATGCTCGCCAAGACCGCCGTGTACGTTCTGCACGTGTGCCAATCACCGCTAAAGTGGTAGCAGACTTCCTTTCTAGCGTAGGCGTGGATCGTGTTTTAACTTGCGATTTACACGCTGAGCAGATCCAAGGTTTCTTTGATGTGCCAGTAGATAACGTTTTCGGCTCACCAGTATTACTTGATGATATTTTGAAAAAAACCGATCTCGTCAATCCAATCGTGGTTTCGCCAGATATCGGCGGTGTGGTACGTGCTAGAGCCGTGGCGAAATTGTTAAATGATGCGGATATGGCGATCATCGACAAACGCCGTCCAAAAGCGAACGTCTCGCAAGTGATGCACATCATCGGTGATGTGCCAGGTCGTGATTGTATCTTAGTTGATGATATGATCGACACAGGCGGCACTTTATGCAAAGCCGCAGAAGCCTTAAAAGAACGTGGGGCACGCCGTGTCTTTGCTTATGCAACTCACGCCGTATTCTCAGGCACCGCAGCGAAAAACTTAGCTAACGATGCGTTAGATGAAGTGGTGGTGACTGACACTATCCCACTTTCAGCCGAAATTCGTGCATTAAATAAAGTGCGTGTGCTAACCCTTTCAGGAATGCTTGCCGAAGCGATTCGCCGCATCAGCAATGAAGAATCTATTTCAGCAATGTTTAGCCACTAA
- a CDS encoding iron-sulfur cluster-binding protein, translating to MSLKTSNLAFKKRVDNQIQNEMMRKALIKAQETIGANRQKMVDELGNWEEWRDLAKQIRNHVLANLDAYLYQLSEKVQQNGGKVFFAETAEEATAYIRQVALEKNAKKIVKSKSMVTEEIGLNEVLEKEGMKVVETDLGEYLLQIVGDKPSHIVVPAIHKDRYKIRQELHDAVGYQGSEQPEEMNAFVRKVLRQDFLEADIGISGCNFAVAETGSVCLVTNEGNLRLATTVPKTHIAVMGMERLAPTFQEVDVLITMLARSAVGAKLTAYNTWLTGPRLDGETDGPEDFHLVIVDNGRSKILESEFQEVLRCIRCGACLNTCPAYRQIGGHGYGSIYPGPIGSVISPLLGGYEEFKELPYACSLCTACNSVCPVKIPLAQLILKHREHIAESGMTPAIERLSIFGFTFANSHPTLWKVGVNIGAKVASKLIKNGKAPLEIGALGEWTKARDLPSAEGESFREWFKNRG from the coding sequence ATGTCATTAAAAACCAGCAACCTTGCATTCAAAAAACGGGTAGATAATCAGATCCAAAACGAAATGATGCGTAAAGCCCTGATCAAAGCACAAGAAACCATCGGTGCAAACCGTCAAAAAATGGTTGATGAGCTTGGCAACTGGGAAGAGTGGCGTGATCTCGCTAAACAAATTCGTAATCACGTTTTAGCTAATCTTGATGCGTATTTGTATCAATTAAGCGAAAAAGTGCAGCAAAATGGCGGTAAAGTCTTTTTTGCAGAAACGGCTGAAGAAGCCACCGCTTATATTCGCCAAGTGGCATTAGAAAAAAATGCTAAGAAAATCGTGAAATCCAAATCGATGGTTACCGAAGAAATCGGTTTGAATGAAGTCCTTGAAAAAGAAGGAATGAAAGTCGTTGAAACGGATTTAGGTGAATATTTATTGCAAATTGTGGGCGATAAACCTTCGCATATCGTAGTGCCTGCGATCCACAAAGACCGTTACAAAATTCGCCAAGAATTGCACGATGCCGTAGGCTACCAAGGCAGCGAACAGCCAGAAGAGATGAATGCCTTCGTGCGTAAAGTATTGCGTCAAGATTTCTTAGAAGCGGATATTGGTATCAGCGGCTGTAACTTTGCGGTCGCAGAAACGGGTTCAGTCTGCTTGGTGACCAATGAAGGCAACTTGCGTTTAGCCACCACCGTGCCAAAAACGCATATCGCTGTAATGGGTATGGAACGTTTAGCTCCCACTTTCCAAGAAGTGGATGTATTGATTACGATGCTTGCTCGCAGTGCCGTGGGGGCGAAATTAACGGCTTACAATACTTGGCTCACGGGGCCACGTCTTGATGGCGAAACAGACGGGCCTGAAGATTTCCATTTAGTGATTGTCGATAACGGTCGTTCCAAAATTTTAGAAAGTGAATTCCAAGAAGTTTTACGTTGTATTCGCTGCGGTGCTTGTTTGAATACTTGCCCTGCCTATCGCCAAATCGGTGGTCACGGCTACGGTTCGATCTACCCAGGTCCGATCGGTTCGGTGATTTCACCATTATTGGGCGGCTATGAAGAGTTCAAAGAGTTGCCATACGCTTGCTCATTATGTACCGCTTGTAACTCCGTTTGCCCAGTGAAAATTCCACTGGCTCAACTGATTTTAAAACACCGTGAACACATCGCAGAAAGCGGAATGACACCAGCGATTGAGCGTTTGTCAATCTTCGGCTTTACCTTTGCTAACTCACACCCAACTTTGTGGAAAGTGGGCGTAAACATTGGGGCGAAAGTCGCCAGCAAATTGATCAAAAACGGCAAAGCACCGCTTGAAATTGGTGCCTTAGGCGAATGGACCAAAGCCCGTGATTTACCATCGGCTGAGGGAGAAAGTTTCCGTGAATGGTTTAAGAACAGAGGGTAG
- a CDS encoding protein-P-II uridylyltransferase, translating to MHITELKTSLSDFTTQQKADFATTDVMLLLHQRSEFYDALLGKLWGEFGFAERSDLALLAVGGYGRREMFPLSDLDILILTEQPLDDATQQKLNTLFNLLWDSKLQLGSAIRTLDECIEIGKAEISVATNLFESRLLQGNSQLWQALLKRLYQPDFWAISDFFHAKLCERKEQYSRFNNTSYNLEPDLKHSPGGLRDLHLITWIMLRQYGVYALEQLLERGVLFPEEFAELQQAQAVLFRMRFALHLQLKRYDNRLRFDRQLQLSEQLGYTGEGNQPVEAMMKIFFQATQSISQLSQLLLASFEQEHLTKLQKKGEKYPLDELFFLQNHTIFCHNHRIFARQPEKIIDLFWHLTEQPNTKVATQLLRQLRLALKKLDRPLSDSPQARKRFVALFSQPNVVKRAIVPMHQLGVLSAYLPQWQGIEGLMQFDLFHIYTVDEHTIRVMLNLEGFLAAKNREKHPLCCELLSTLPNLSLLYLAALFHDIAKGREGDHAENGAIEIRKFAAQHHFSAEQTDFMAWLVAEHLTMSITAQRRDIHDPDVVKTFAKVVKNPTALAALTCLTVADICATNETLWNDWKRSLFNKLFQFTTEQLALGEKSLDYQQLGIENRQLAFSSLTTQLTAEQQQHLEQFWQYCPDSYFVRHSPTQLVWHALSYLHNPTLPMVLVSNQHARGATEIFVYADDQPQLFARLAQTLSAKKISIHDAQVLTSENSLVLDSFIVSEFDGLPLNEHRQSQLQQALIKTLSNAKKVAFRLHKKPLKNLSFKRKTKVRFLANALPNQTAFELFTLDREGLLAQIGYIFSQQHLILQNAKITTVGEKAEDFFVVSTANQKALNDAEKAALKAQILVELEANE from the coding sequence ATGCATATTACCGAGCTGAAAACGAGCCTTTCCGACTTTACTACGCAGCAAAAAGCCGATTTTGCAACGACGGATGTGATGCTTCTACTACACCAACGCAGTGAGTTTTATGATGCCCTGCTTGGCAAATTGTGGGGGGAATTTGGTTTTGCAGAACGCTCCGATTTAGCCTTGTTAGCGGTGGGCGGCTATGGACGTCGGGAGATGTTTCCGCTGTCGGATTTGGATATTCTGATTTTAACCGAACAGCCTTTAGACGATGCTACGCAACAAAAGCTCAATACGTTGTTTAATCTGCTTTGGGATAGCAAATTGCAACTCGGCTCGGCAATTCGCACCTTGGACGAATGTATTGAGATCGGCAAAGCTGAAATTTCGGTGGCAACGAACTTATTTGAAAGCCGCTTGCTACAAGGCAATTCGCAACTTTGGCAGGCATTGCTCAAACGGTTGTATCAGCCTGATTTTTGGGCAATTTCCGATTTTTTCCACGCCAAATTGTGCGAGCGAAAAGAGCAATATTCCCGTTTCAACAACACCAGCTATAACCTTGAACCTGATCTCAAACACAGCCCTGGTGGCTTGCGGGATCTGCATTTGATTACGTGGATAATGCTGCGTCAATATGGCGTCTATGCCCTTGAGCAACTACTAGAGCGGGGCGTATTGTTCCCCGAAGAATTTGCAGAATTGCAGCAGGCACAAGCGGTGCTTTTTCGAATGCGTTTTGCACTTCATCTGCAACTCAAACGCTACGACAACCGCTTGCGGTTTGACCGCCAACTTCAACTGAGCGAGCAACTTGGCTACACGGGTGAAGGCAATCAGCCCGTGGAAGCGATGATGAAAATTTTCTTCCAAGCCACGCAATCCATTTCGCAGCTCAGCCAACTGTTACTTGCCAGTTTCGAACAAGAGCATTTGACCAAATTGCAAAAAAAGGGCGAAAAGTACCCGCTTGATGAGCTATTTTTCCTGCAAAATCACACCATTTTTTGCCATAATCACCGCATTTTTGCACGCCAACCTGAAAAAATCATCGATCTGTTTTGGCATTTGACCGAACAACCCAATACTAAGGTTGCTACCCAATTACTTCGCCAACTTCGCCTTGCCCTAAAAAAACTTGACCGTCCGCTGAGCGACTCGCCCCAAGCGAGAAAACGTTTTGTGGCACTTTTTTCTCAGCCAAATGTGGTGAAACGGGCGATCGTGCCAATGCACCAGCTCGGCGTGCTGTCTGCCTATTTACCTCAATGGCAAGGAATTGAAGGCTTGATGCAGTTCGATTTATTTCACATTTATACCGTTGATGAACACACCATTCGGGTAATGCTCAACCTTGAAGGCTTTTTAGCCGCAAAAAATCGTGAAAAGCATCCATTATGCTGCGAACTGCTATCAACATTACCGAATTTATCACTGCTCTACCTTGCAGCCTTGTTTCACGATATTGCCAAAGGGCGTGAAGGTGATCACGCTGAAAATGGGGCAATTGAGATACGAAAATTTGCGGCACAGCATCATTTTTCAGCGGAGCAGACAGACTTTATGGCGTGGTTAGTTGCCGAGCATTTAACGATGTCGATCACCGCCCAACGCCGCGATATTCACGATCCTGACGTAGTCAAAACTTTTGCAAAAGTGGTGAAGAATCCGACCGCTTTGGCCGCGCTTACCTGCTTGACCGTTGCCGATATTTGTGCCACCAACGAAACCTTGTGGAACGATTGGAAGCGGTCACTTTTCAACAAACTGTTCCAATTCACCACCGAACAGCTCGCACTCGGAGAAAAATCGTTAGATTATCAACAACTTGGCATTGAAAATCGCCAACTCGCTTTTAGCTCTCTCACCACACAATTAACAGCGGAACAGCAACAACATCTTGAACAATTTTGGCAGTACTGTCCCGATAGCTATTTCGTCCGCCACAGTCCAACTCAACTGGTGTGGCACGCACTCAGTTATTTGCACAACCCAACCTTGCCGATGGTGCTAGTCAGCAATCAACACGCCCGTGGTGCTACCGAAATTTTTGTCTATGCTGACGACCAACCACAACTGTTCGCCCGCCTTGCTCAAACCTTGAGTGCGAAAAAAATCAGCATTCACGATGCCCAAGTGCTGACCAGTGAAAACAGCTTAGTGCTAGACAGCTTTATCGTCAGCGAATTTGACGGGCTGCCGCTCAACGAACACCGCCAAAGTCAACTGCAGCAAGCGTTAATCAAAACCCTAAGCAACGCTAAAAAAGTCGCATTTCGTTTACATAAAAAGCCGTTGAAAAATCTCTCGTTTAAACGCAAAACCAAAGTGCGATTTTTAGCAAATGCTCTGCCAAATCAAACCGCTTTCGAGCTGTTCACCCTTGACCGAGAAGGCTTACTCGCCCAAATCGGCTATATTTTCAGCCAACAACATCTGATTTTACAAAATGCCAAAATCACCACCGTCGGCGAAAAAGCCGAAGATTTTTTTGTGGTCTCCACAGCCAACCAAAAAGCGTTAAATGACGCCGAAAAAGCCGCATTGAAGGCTCAAATTTTGGTGGAACTGGAAGCCAACGAATAA
- a CDS encoding lactate utilization protein B/C has translation MDMQNRENFLNKLAERMGRPRQTVPAPMPELVNNHPTTRLTDRTQEQLCNEFIDFARVMMADVVVAKEAELPQAIVDICEKYGGGEVIINNDQRLIDLGITPTLQAKYSSYVWDFNKGDENIAKAEKANIGVVYGEYALAESGGIVLFSDKDFGRSVSLLPEKSVVVVRKSTVLPRVAQLAKILHDKAQQGERMPSCVNIISGPSATADIELIKVVGVHGPVSKIYLVIDDL, from the coding sequence ATGGATATGCAAAATCGTGAAAATTTCTTAAATAAATTGGCGGAAAGAATGGGCAGACCACGCCAAACTGTACCTGCACCGATGCCTGAATTAGTGAATAATCACCCAACTACCCGTTTGACGGATCGCACACAAGAGCAACTTTGCAATGAGTTTATTGACTTCGCCCGAGTGATGATGGCAGATGTTGTCGTCGCTAAAGAAGCTGAATTGCCACAAGCGATTGTTGATATTTGCGAAAAATACGGTGGTGGTGAAGTGATCATCAACAACGATCAACGTTTGATCGATTTAGGCATTACGCCCACCTTACAAGCCAAATACAGCAGCTATGTATGGGATTTCAACAAAGGCGATGAAAATATCGCTAAAGCCGAAAAAGCGAATATTGGTGTGGTGTACGGTGAATATGCTTTAGCGGAAAGTGGTGGTATTGTTCTGTTTTCGGACAAAGATTTCGGTCGTTCTGTGAGCTTATTGCCTGAAAAATCGGTGGTAGTAGTGCGTAAAAGCACCGTACTGCCACGGGTGGCACAGCTTGCCAAAATCCTGCACGACAAAGCCCAACAAGGCGAACGTATGCCATCTTGTGTCAATATCATCTCAGGTCCAAGTGCGACGGCGGATATTGAGCTGATCAAAGTGGTTGGGGTACACGGTCCAGTATCAAAAATCTATTTGGTGATTGATGATCTATAG
- a CDS encoding 2-C-methyl-D-erythritol 2,4-cyclodiphosphate synthase has product MIRIGHGFDVHAFSEQGPLIIGGVSVPYEKGFIAHSDGDVALHALTDALLGAAALGDIGKLFPDTDMQYKGANSRHLLIEAYRQVQTTGYKVGNVDITIIAQAPKMRPYIDQMRQAIAEDLQCNISQVNVKATTTEKLGFTGRGEGIACEAVALLVKA; this is encoded by the coding sequence ATGATTAGAATTGGACACGGTTTTGATGTACACGCCTTTAGCGAGCAAGGCCCGTTGATTATTGGTGGCGTAAGCGTTCCCTATGAGAAAGGCTTTATCGCTCATTCCGATGGCGATGTTGCATTACACGCCTTAACCGATGCGTTGCTCGGTGCCGCAGCTTTGGGCGATATTGGCAAGCTTTTCCCTGATACCGATATGCAATACAAAGGGGCAAACAGCCGCCACTTGCTGATTGAAGCCTATCGCCAAGTGCAAACAACAGGCTATAAAGTAGGCAATGTAGATATCACCATCATCGCCCAAGCCCCTAAAATGCGACCATACATCGACCAAATGCGTCAAGCGATCGCCGAAGATCTACAATGCAACATCAGTCAAGTCAATGTAAAAGCTACCACCACCGAAAAACTCGGTTTTACAGGGCGTGGCGAAGGTATTGCTTGCGAAGCGGTTGCCTTGTTAGTCAAAGCCTAA